From the Vibrio alginolyticus NBRC 15630 = ATCC 17749 genome, one window contains:
- the dapD gene encoding 2,3,4,5-tetrahydropyridine-2,6-dicarboxylate N-succinyltransferase, with product MAFFSLAFGTATKNRDGKIIEAFFPNPVLNPSEALVNALAAVAGYEQGNQAIEISAAQSAELAAAFEANGDAANASFAAKAAESAQPLVLVILATDEQPQSVAEGFLKLQLISNRLVQPHGTVLDGIFGLLHNIAWTNEGPIDLPELAERQIEARLAGRALSVDCVDKFPKMVDYVVPTGVRIADTSRVRLGAHVGEGTTVMHEGFINFNAGTTGVSMVEGRISAGVVVGNGSDIGGGASIMGTLSGGGKVVVSIGENSLLGANAGLGFPMGDRCTIESGLYVTAGSKVRMLDSDGQEVEVVKARDLAGVSDLLFRRNSITGQIECLANKSAVELNSELHKNN from the coding sequence ATGGCTTTCTTCTCTCTAGCCTTTGGTACGGCAACTAAAAACCGCGACGGCAAAATCATCGAAGCGTTTTTCCCAAACCCAGTTCTTAACCCAAGCGAAGCGCTTGTTAACGCACTAGCAGCAGTAGCAGGTTACGAGCAAGGCAACCAAGCTATCGAGATCTCTGCGGCACAAAGTGCAGAACTTGCGGCAGCATTCGAAGCAAACGGCGATGCAGCAAACGCATCTTTCGCAGCAAAAGCAGCAGAATCAGCACAACCACTTGTACTGGTTATCCTTGCAACTGACGAACAGCCACAAAGCGTTGCTGAAGGCTTCCTAAAGCTTCAACTTATCTCTAACCGACTAGTTCAACCACACGGCACGGTACTAGACGGTATCTTCGGTCTACTACACAACATCGCATGGACTAACGAAGGTCCAATCGACCTACCTGAACTAGCAGAGCGTCAAATCGAAGCTCGCCTAGCGGGTCGTGCACTAAGCGTTGATTGCGTAGACAAGTTCCCTAAAATGGTGGACTACGTGGTACCAACTGGCGTTCGTATCGCTGACACTTCTCGCGTACGTCTTGGCGCACACGTTGGCGAAGGCACAACGGTAATGCACGAAGGCTTCATCAACTTCAACGCGGGTACAACAGGCGTGAGCATGGTTGAAGGTCGTATCTCTGCTGGCGTAGTGGTTGGTAATGGCTCTGACATCGGCGGCGGCGCATCTATCATGGGCACACTATCTGGCGGCGGTAAAGTTGTGGTTTCTATCGGTGAAAACTCTCTACTAGGCGCGAACGCAGGTCTTGGCTTCCCAATGGGTGACCGTTGTACTATCGAATCAGGTCTGTACGTAACTGCTGGTTCTAAAGTACGCATGCTAGATTCTGACGGTCAAGAAGTCGAAGTGGTGAAAGCACGCGATCTTGCTGGTGTTTCTGACCTACTGTTCCGTCGTAACTCTATAACAGGTCAAATCGAGTGTCTTGCAAACAAGAGCGCGGTTGAACTGAACAGCGAACTGCATAAAAACAACTAA
- a CDS encoding iron-sulfur cluster assembly scaffold protein, whose amino-acid sequence MQYSHEIQSMCPIQRGELHASAPIPVEGAMINPKDVIAISGLSHGVGACAPQQGAAKLTLNVKNGIIEEALIETIGCSGMTQSAAMAAEILTGKTILEALNTDLVCDAINVAMREIFLQFVYGRTQSAFSEGGLEIGAALEDLGQTQRSQVGTSYSTKAKGVRYMELAEGYVTKLALDENKEVIGYQYLNLGKMMKAINEGVSAAEAADKATGTYGRFDEAVTTINPRQQ is encoded by the coding sequence ATGCAATATTCACACGAAATCCAATCAATGTGCCCGATTCAACGCGGCGAGCTTCATGCATCTGCACCGATCCCTGTTGAAGGCGCAATGATCAATCCAAAAGACGTTATCGCGATTTCTGGTCTTAGCCACGGAGTTGGCGCTTGTGCTCCTCAACAAGGCGCAGCAAAACTGACCCTTAACGTCAAAAACGGCATCATCGAAGAAGCTTTGATCGAAACGATCGGCTGTTCAGGCATGACTCAATCAGCAGCGATGGCCGCAGAAATCCTAACAGGCAAAACCATTCTTGAAGCACTGAATACCGACTTGGTATGTGATGCTATTAACGTCGCGATGCGCGAAATCTTCCTTCAATTTGTTTACGGTCGTACGCAATCTGCTTTCTCTGAAGGCGGCTTAGAAATTGGTGCGGCATTGGAAGATCTTGGTCAAACTCAACGCAGCCAAGTGGGTACTAGCTACTCAACCAAAGCAAAAGGCGTGCGTTACATGGAGTTGGCTGAAGGCTATGTAACAAAACTCGCGCTAGACGAAAACAAAGAAGTGATTGGTTACCAATATCTCAACCTCGGCAAGATGATGAAAGCCATCAACGAAGGCGTATCTGCTGCAGAAGCCGCAGACAAAGCGACGGGGACTTACGGTCGTTTTGACGAAGCCGTAACTACCATCAACCCACGCCAACAATAA
- a CDS encoding TDT family transporter produces MIQRTKAKVMGAPTPMAGLALGIASLGWSWENFAELHGYGQWISAGIASILLAILATKFLLHNHLLRQDLAHPVVGSVVPTFAMGTMVVSNSLGHFYPLAGDALWLIAVVLHIVFLVSFVYHRAKDFELHHMVPSWFVPPVGIIVADVSFSGNPMLAPVAQGALMFGMVAYAIMLPMMIYRFMFTHEIPDAAKPTMAIMAAPASLSLAGYLTVTATPSPVIIAMLFGIAVLMTAIIYLAFFKLLRLPFSPGYAAFTFPMVIGATALFKMANWMELQGLAAHYVQQVRGLAGLELIVATFVVSYVALQYINNLLIQPRLMHAHHA; encoded by the coding sequence ATGATTCAAAGAACAAAAGCAAAAGTAATGGGAGCACCAACTCCAATGGCGGGTTTGGCTCTTGGTATTGCAAGCTTGGGCTGGAGTTGGGAAAACTTCGCCGAATTACATGGCTACGGACAGTGGATTAGTGCGGGTATCGCGAGCATATTGTTGGCTATATTGGCAACCAAGTTTTTGCTACATAATCATCTATTGAGACAAGATCTTGCTCATCCGGTTGTGGGCAGCGTGGTTCCGACATTTGCGATGGGCACTATGGTGGTATCGAACTCTCTCGGCCATTTTTACCCATTAGCTGGCGATGCGCTTTGGCTGATTGCGGTGGTTTTGCACATCGTATTCTTGGTGAGCTTTGTTTACCATCGCGCCAAAGATTTTGAATTGCACCACATGGTTCCTAGTTGGTTTGTACCGCCTGTGGGTATCATCGTTGCGGATGTGTCTTTCTCTGGCAACCCGATGCTAGCACCAGTGGCACAAGGTGCATTGATGTTTGGTATGGTGGCGTACGCGATCATGTTGCCGATGATGATTTACCGTTTCATGTTCACCCATGAAATTCCGGATGCAGCGAAACCAACAATGGCAATCATGGCAGCGCCAGCAAGTCTATCATTGGCAGGGTACTTAACGGTCACTGCGACACCATCACCAGTGATCATCGCTATGCTATTTGGTATCGCGGTATTGATGACAGCCATCATATATCTCGCGTTCTTTAAATTGCTTAGACTGCCATTCAGCCCTGGCTATGCAGCGTTTACCTTCCCGATGGTGATCGGTGCGACGGCTCTGTTTAAAATGGCGAATTGGATGGAGTTGCAAGGATTGGCTGCGCACTATGTTCAACAAGTGCGCGGCTTAGCTGGTCTTGAGTTGATTGTGGCAACATTTGTTGTCTCTTATGTGGCCTTACAATACATCAACAACTTGTTGATTCAACCACGCTTGATGCACGCTCATCACGCTTAA
- a CDS encoding LysR substrate-binding domain-containing protein: MASHISLKQLKVFTTITQHKTLTAASDSLFLSKAAVSMALSELEKQIGHHLFDRVNNRLILNQEGQKLLPLADELLNRAKDIESIFDGDQALSGQLRIGASDTIGNQVAPYLLSEFRQQTNHRSQSLFISNSAQICDMLTDYELDIALIEGKTLHPELQSTQFSEDEMCVICATNSPAAHEGPVNLTELENSEWILREAGSGSREFFMRVVAPRLEHWHEAFQLNTTEALINSVSAGLGLGCLSRLSAEPAIRDGRVKLLDMPLDMKRRFWLLVHKEKYQSPLLKTFIEFCQDWERPTNLPLADKSAK, encoded by the coding sequence ATGGCAAGTCACATTTCTCTTAAACAACTGAAAGTGTTTACGACGATCACGCAGCACAAAACGCTCACAGCAGCTTCTGATAGTCTCTTTTTATCAAAAGCCGCTGTGAGCATGGCACTCTCAGAATTAGAAAAGCAGATCGGCCATCACTTGTTTGATCGTGTTAATAACCGACTGATTTTGAACCAAGAAGGTCAAAAGCTACTGCCACTGGCGGATGAATTACTCAACCGAGCCAAGGACATCGAGAGCATTTTCGATGGTGACCAAGCGCTATCGGGCCAACTTCGCATTGGTGCCAGCGACACCATTGGCAACCAAGTCGCGCCCTATTTGCTTAGCGAATTTCGTCAGCAAACGAACCATCGTTCTCAAAGCCTGTTCATTTCTAACTCCGCACAAATCTGCGACATGCTGACCGATTACGAGTTAGACATAGCCCTCATTGAAGGCAAAACACTTCACCCTGAATTGCAGTCTACCCAGTTTAGCGAAGATGAAATGTGCGTGATTTGCGCGACCAATTCCCCAGCCGCGCACGAAGGGCCAGTAAACTTAACCGAGCTAGAAAACAGTGAATGGATATTGCGAGAGGCAGGCTCTGGTTCACGCGAATTTTTTATGCGCGTTGTCGCGCCGCGCTTGGAACATTGGCATGAAGCTTTTCAGCTCAATACCACCGAAGCGCTGATCAACTCAGTATCGGCAGGGTTAGGCTTAGGTTGCTTGTCACGTTTGTCTGCAGAACCTGCTATTCGTGACGGCCGCGTAAAACTGCTCGACATGCCTTTAGATATGAAACGTCGCTTCTGGTTACTGGTTCATAAAGAGAAATATCAAAGCCCATTGCTCAAAACGTTTATCGAATTTTGCCAAGATTGGGAGCGACCAACAAACCTTCCTTTGGCGGACAAATCCGCAAAGTGA
- a CDS encoding YebG family protein, which yields MAVIVKYVVERNGEEKMTFTSKAEADAYDKMLDMADELFSLLGKSELLEDEGKQEDLAMFLAQNKEEVLYALGAKRKPAPKKAKKLEAVEEDSEQEDAA from the coding sequence ATGGCTGTAATCGTCAAGTACGTGGTAGAACGCAATGGAGAAGAGAAAATGACTTTTACCTCTAAAGCGGAAGCTGACGCATACGACAAAATGCTGGATATGGCAGACGAGTTATTCTCACTGCTGGGTAAAAGTGAACTTCTAGAAGACGAAGGTAAGCAAGAAGATCTTGCAATGTTCCTTGCGCAAAACAAAGAAGAAGTGCTTTACGCTCTTGGTGCAAAACGTAAACCTGCACCAAAAAAAGCAAAGAAGCTTGAAGCTGTTGAAGAAGATAGCGAGCAAGAAGACGCTGCATAA
- the glpQ gene encoding glycerophosphodiester phosphodiesterase has protein sequence MKTKSVCLTFLALSLSAGAIAKPLVIAHRGASGYLPEHTLEAKALAYAMKPDYIEQDVVMTKDDQLVVLHDHYLDRVTDVAERFPDRARKDGRYYAIDFTLAEIKSLRVTEGFNIDEKGNKVAGYPTRFPMWKSDFTVPTFAEEIELIQGLNKTLGYDIGIYPEIKAPWFHRHEGKDISKAVLKVLKQYGYGSQDDKVYLQCFDANELQRINSELMPTMDMDLKLVQLMAYTDWNETMVYKGDKATPYSYDWMFEADGMKKVASYAEGIGPWKPMLVDDKSTKDNIIIKPLMKAAKDAGLQVHPYTFRADPGRIPAYTDSFEGMMDVYYNQVKVDGLFTDFPDKAVSFLNQ, from the coding sequence ATGAAAACAAAGTCAGTATGTCTTACTTTTTTAGCACTTAGCCTCTCTGCTGGTGCGATTGCGAAGCCGCTTGTCATTGCGCACCGTGGCGCATCGGGCTACTTGCCTGAGCACACGCTAGAAGCCAAAGCACTTGCTTACGCAATGAAACCTGACTACATAGAGCAAGATGTGGTAATGACGAAAGACGACCAGTTGGTCGTGTTGCATGACCATTATCTCGATCGCGTAACGGATGTTGCGGAGCGTTTTCCTGATCGTGCACGTAAAGATGGTCGTTATTACGCGATTGATTTCACTCTGGCGGAAATCAAATCCTTGCGAGTTACCGAAGGGTTCAACATCGATGAGAAAGGCAACAAAGTAGCGGGCTATCCAACCCGATTCCCTATGTGGAAATCTGATTTCACCGTGCCGACGTTTGCTGAAGAGATTGAGCTGATCCAAGGCTTAAACAAAACGCTGGGTTATGACATCGGTATTTACCCAGAAATTAAAGCGCCTTGGTTCCATCGTCATGAAGGTAAGGACATTTCTAAAGCAGTACTTAAAGTCTTGAAGCAGTACGGTTACGGCTCTCAAGACGACAAAGTCTACCTTCAGTGTTTTGATGCGAATGAACTTCAACGCATCAACAGTGAACTCATGCCTACAATGGACATGGACTTAAAGCTCGTTCAGCTTATGGCTTACACGGACTGGAACGAAACTATGGTGTACAAAGGCGACAAGGCAACACCATACAGTTATGACTGGATGTTCGAAGCCGACGGAATGAAGAAAGTAGCGAGTTACGCGGAAGGAATTGGACCTTGGAAGCCGATGCTGGTAGATGATAAGTCAACCAAAGACAATATCATCATCAAGCCGTTGATGAAGGCTGCAAAAGACGCTGGCTTGCAAGTGCATCCATACACGTTCCGCGCCGATCCAGGACGCATTCCAGCGTACACTGACAGCTTTGAAGGCATGATGGATGTGTACTACAACCAAGTAAAAGTGGATGGTTTGTTTACTGATTTCCCAGATAAAGCGGTCAGCTTTTTAAATCAGTAA
- a CDS encoding DUF3413 domain-containing protein: MFRKLSSNSAWLIAFFACFAVYLSIACYPFVLSNNQNEPLTLLQGYYLVSTQYGWLGLIALPFMLLSLLLSFLPTRAFKGIVIAIAICLLIMFKVDILVFQQYKLHINALLIRMFFEGGGDVFDISWMSWLIFISEIAILVIGLACTVWVSNQLSESRAKFVLISVWFAVLLSTQMIHAYKNALYDDEVSQFSNNWPLYYPLTARKFIYKHDLVDENIASKNRVELTNIERSSLNYPLAPIQVQSKEKQPNVLFILVDAWRYSDATPEVMPNVIKFAEKTVNFTQHMSGGNSTQAGIFSLFYSLPATYWESFYASQRSPVFMDTLQAEGYRMGIFGSAPLTSPPLSRTVFKKVSDLTLKQTGETAVERDQQITDKFIEFQKQDSDKPYFGFLFYDAAHGTVFPEPEFAKFKPYWERVDHILLNNDFDASLYHNRYKNSLYYIDSLIGDVLKNVDLDNTIVVISSDHGEEFNDHKMNYWGHTGNYSDVQVHVPLYVYMPNRQPEQVDYRTTHFDVVPTMMNTLFDVQGTTSSYSVGHNLFDSSASRDWYIAGSYYNYALVGKELMLVVNPGGHSQQLNRQLKVEKEQKVPVDIIRHSLDEMSRFYKKG; this comes from the coding sequence ATGTTTCGCAAACTGTCTTCCAACAGCGCTTGGCTGATTGCTTTTTTTGCTTGCTTTGCAGTGTACCTGTCGATCGCTTGTTATCCTTTTGTGTTGTCTAACAATCAAAATGAACCGCTAACCTTGTTGCAAGGTTACTATTTGGTTTCGACTCAATATGGCTGGCTGGGCTTGATCGCTCTTCCATTTATGTTGTTGAGTTTATTGCTCTCTTTTCTACCGACTCGAGCATTCAAAGGTATCGTGATCGCTATCGCGATCTGTCTATTGATCATGTTTAAAGTCGATATCCTCGTTTTTCAGCAATACAAACTTCACATCAACGCCCTATTAATCCGTATGTTTTTCGAAGGTGGCGGTGATGTCTTCGATATTTCGTGGATGAGTTGGCTAATCTTCATCAGTGAAATTGCCATTCTGGTGATCGGGCTCGCTTGTACCGTTTGGGTAAGTAATCAACTGTCAGAAAGCCGAGCTAAGTTCGTTTTGATCAGCGTTTGGTTTGCTGTATTGCTTAGCACGCAGATGATTCATGCGTACAAAAACGCCCTTTACGACGATGAAGTCAGTCAGTTTTCGAATAACTGGCCACTTTACTACCCGCTGACGGCTCGTAAATTTATTTACAAACACGACCTAGTGGATGAGAACATTGCATCTAAGAACCGCGTAGAGTTAACCAACATTGAACGTAGCTCACTCAACTACCCGCTTGCGCCGATTCAAGTGCAAAGCAAAGAGAAACAGCCCAATGTCTTGTTTATCTTGGTTGATGCGTGGCGCTACAGTGATGCGACGCCGGAAGTCATGCCAAATGTCATTAAGTTCGCTGAAAAGACAGTGAATTTCACACAACATATGAGCGGCGGCAACTCAACTCAAGCGGGTATTTTCAGCCTGTTTTACAGCTTGCCCGCAACCTACTGGGAAAGCTTTTACGCAAGCCAACGCTCTCCTGTGTTTATGGATACGCTGCAAGCAGAAGGCTACCGCATGGGCATTTTTGGCTCGGCACCGCTCACCAGCCCGCCACTTTCTCGCACGGTATTCAAAAAAGTGTCGGACTTGACCCTGAAACAAACTGGGGAAACAGCAGTCGAGCGCGATCAGCAGATAACAGACAAGTTCATCGAGTTCCAAAAGCAGGACAGCGACAAACCGTACTTTGGTTTTCTGTTCTACGATGCCGCCCACGGTACGGTGTTTCCCGAGCCTGAATTTGCGAAATTCAAACCATACTGGGAACGCGTTGACCACATTTTGCTCAACAACGATTTTGACGCTTCGCTTTACCACAATCGATACAAGAACTCGTTGTACTACATCGATAGCTTGATTGGTGATGTGCTGAAAAACGTCGACTTAGACAACACCATTGTGGTGATTTCATCTGATCATGGTGAAGAGTTTAACGACCATAAGATGAACTATTGGGGCCACACGGGTAACTACAGTGACGTTCAAGTACATGTGCCTCTTTACGTGTACATGCCAAATCGTCAGCCAGAGCAAGTTGATTACCGCACGACCCATTTTGACGTCGTGCCAACCATGATGAATACGCTGTTTGACGTTCAAGGCACAACGAGTTCATACAGCGTTGGTCATAACTTGTTTGATAGCTCTGCCTCTCGCGATTGGTATATTGCAGGCAGCTACTACAACTATGCATTGGTCGGCAAAGAACTGATGCTTGTGGTCAATCCTGGCGGGCACTCTCAGCAACTGAATCGCCAGTTAAAAGTCGAGAAAGAACAGAAAGTTCCTGTCGATATCATTCGTCATTCTCTGGATGAGATGTCGCGATTTTACAAAAAAGGCTAG
- the glpT gene encoding glycerol-3-phosphate transporter codes for MFGIFKPKAHIDRLSPGSIDSTYSRLRWQLFIGIFVGYAGYYLVRKNFSLAMPYLIEQGFSRGDLGVALAAVSIAYGLSKFLMGSVSDRSNPRYFLSGGLLMSALVMFCFGFMPWATGSVTAMFILLFLNGWFQGMGWPACGRTMVHWWSRKERGEIVSVWNVAHNVGGGLIGPLFILGLWAFNDDWRTAFYVPAFFATLVAVFVWMTVRDTPQSCGLPPIEEYKDDYPDDYDKSHEQEMTAKEIFFKYVFNNKLLWSIAIANAFVYLIRYGVLDWAPVYLKEAKDFSVDKSSWAYFLYEWAGIPGTLLCGWISDKLFKGRRAPAGILFMVLVTVAVMVYWFNPAGNPTVDMMALIAIGFLIYGPVMLIGLYALELAPKKAAGTAAGLTGLFGYLGGAVAANAILGYTVDHFGWDGGFIILVGSCITSIVCLMYAFLGERAHHEQKEREKEALA; via the coding sequence ATGTTTGGAATATTCAAACCTAAGGCGCACATTGATCGTCTGTCCCCTGGCAGCATCGATAGCACCTACTCTCGCCTCCGTTGGCAACTCTTTATCGGTATCTTTGTTGGCTACGCCGGTTACTATCTAGTTCGTAAAAACTTCAGTTTGGCGATGCCTTATCTTATCGAGCAAGGCTTTAGCCGCGGAGACTTAGGTGTCGCCTTGGCAGCTGTTTCCATTGCATATGGTCTCTCTAAGTTTCTAATGGGCAGCGTTTCAGACCGCTCCAACCCTCGCTATTTCCTTAGTGGCGGCCTATTGATGTCTGCATTAGTGATGTTTTGCTTTGGCTTTATGCCATGGGCGACTGGTAGCGTCACTGCGATGTTCATTTTGCTTTTCTTAAACGGTTGGTTCCAAGGGATGGGGTGGCCTGCTTGTGGCCGAACCATGGTGCACTGGTGGTCACGTAAAGAGCGTGGTGAGATCGTTTCGGTTTGGAACGTGGCGCACAACGTGGGTGGCGGTTTGATTGGTCCACTATTTATTCTTGGCCTGTGGGCATTTAATGATGATTGGCGCACTGCATTTTATGTTCCTGCATTTTTCGCCACGTTAGTTGCTGTGTTTGTTTGGATGACGGTTCGCGATACCCCTCAGTCTTGTGGTCTGCCTCCTATTGAAGAATACAAAGACGATTACCCAGATGACTATGACAAGTCCCATGAACAAGAAATGACAGCGAAGGAAATCTTCTTCAAATACGTCTTCAACAACAAACTTCTTTGGTCGATTGCAATTGCAAACGCATTTGTTTACCTAATTCGTTACGGCGTACTGGACTGGGCACCTGTTTACCTAAAAGAAGCGAAGGATTTCTCGGTAGATAAATCGTCATGGGCTTATTTCTTATACGAATGGGCTGGCATTCCAGGAACACTATTGTGTGGTTGGATCTCTGACAAATTGTTCAAAGGTCGTCGTGCACCTGCTGGTATCTTATTTATGGTGTTAGTGACAGTTGCAGTGATGGTTTATTGGTTTAACCCTGCAGGCAACCCAACAGTAGATATGATGGCGCTTATTGCAATTGGCTTCCTAATCTATGGTCCGGTTATGCTGATCGGTTTGTACGCACTTGAACTCGCTCCGAAGAAAGCCGCAGGTACTGCCGCTGGTCTTACTGGTTTGTTTGGATACCTGGGTGGGGCAGTTGCCGCAAACGCGATTTTGGGCTACACCGTAGACCACTTTGGCTGGGATGGTGGCTTTATCATCTTAGTGGGTTCTTGTATTACTTCTATCGTGTGTTTGATGTACGCCTTCTTAGGTGAACGTGCGCACCACGAGCAAAAAGAGCGCGAGAAGGAAGCGCTAGCGTAA
- a CDS encoding MIP/aquaporin family protein: MTTNKHPSLLGECLAEFIGTGLLIFFGVGCVAALVLTGASFGQWEISIVWGFGVAIAIYCTAGVSGAHINPAVTIALAMFHGFDKAKVVPYIIAQMLGAFCSAALVYSLYSNLFTDYEIAHNFVRSSQDALATAGIFSTYPHASLSFFGAFAVEFVITAVLMFAILALGDENNGAARGAMNPLLIGILIAVIGGSLGPLTGFAMNPARDFGPKLFAYFAGWDYALTGAKDIPYFIVPLLAPIAGACFGGWLYPKAIAAYLPQQGHGCTIPNQCETEEETEEARA; encoded by the coding sequence ATGACAACGAACAAACACCCCTCTCTGCTCGGAGAATGTTTGGCCGAGTTTATCGGTACAGGACTACTTATTTTCTTCGGCGTAGGCTGTGTTGCAGCCTTAGTTCTAACAGGCGCATCATTTGGACAATGGGAAATCAGTATTGTATGGGGCTTCGGTGTCGCCATCGCTATTTACTGTACGGCTGGCGTCTCTGGTGCACACATCAACCCTGCCGTTACCATCGCACTTGCTATGTTCCATGGTTTTGATAAGGCGAAAGTGGTGCCATACATTATCGCTCAAATGCTTGGGGCATTCTGTTCTGCTGCATTGGTATACAGCTTATACAGCAACCTTTTCACCGACTACGAAATCGCTCATAACTTCGTTCGCAGCAGCCAAGATGCACTAGCAACTGCTGGTATCTTCTCAACCTATCCGCATGCCTCCCTCTCTTTCTTTGGTGCTTTTGCTGTGGAATTCGTTATCACTGCTGTGCTGATGTTTGCGATTCTGGCTCTGGGCGATGAAAATAACGGCGCGGCACGTGGCGCAATGAACCCTCTATTAATCGGTATTTTGATTGCCGTCATCGGTGGTTCACTTGGTCCACTAACAGGCTTTGCGATGAACCCTGCTCGTGACTTTGGACCAAAGCTGTTCGCTTACTTCGCAGGTTGGGATTACGCTCTGACAGGTGCTAAAGACATTCCTTACTTTATCGTGCCTTTACTTGCTCCGATTGCAGGTGCGTGTTTTGGTGGTTGGTTGTATCCAAAAGCGATTGCCGCTTACCTTCCACAACAAGGCCACGGTTGTACGATTCCAAACCAATGTGAGACGGAAGAAGAAACAGAAGAAGCTAGAGCTTAA
- a CDS encoding GGGtGRT protein, whose amino-acid sequence MNTPITESVRRTLDEMQLSSLEEAYQYCMDRGIDPKALVMDTQPIAFESAADAYTLGTALAIFRVAKTAEEAANIIGEGLQACTKPGSVAEQRRVGIGHGALAARLLNEESGCFAFLAGHESFAAAEGAIKIALNVNKSRKNPLKVILNGLGKDAAYLISRINGFTYVRTQYNYQTGELVEVERRRFSQGPRGEILCYGADDVREGVAIMHKEQVDVSITGNSTNPTRFQHPVAGIYKAERNREGMPYFSVASGGGTGRTLHPDNVAAGPASYGMTDTMGRMHADAQFAGSSSVPAHVAMMGFIGMGNNPMVGATVALAVEVGELSL is encoded by the coding sequence ATGAACACTCCAATTACTGAATCTGTACGTCGCACATTAGACGAAATGCAACTTTCTTCTCTGGAAGAGGCTTACCAATACTGTATGGATCGTGGTATCGACCCTAAAGCACTAGTGATGGACACTCAACCTATCGCGTTTGAAAGCGCTGCCGATGCCTACACGCTAGGCACTGCTTTGGCGATTTTCCGCGTAGCAAAAACAGCTGAAGAAGCTGCAAACATCATCGGTGAAGGCCTTCAAGCCTGCACAAAACCAGGCAGCGTCGCAGAACAACGCCGAGTGGGTATCGGTCACGGTGCATTGGCGGCTCGTCTATTGAATGAAGAAAGTGGCTGTTTCGCTTTCCTTGCGGGCCATGAGTCATTCGCAGCGGCAGAAGGCGCTATCAAAATCGCATTGAACGTGAACAAGTCACGAAAAAATCCGTTGAAAGTTATCCTAAATGGCTTGGGTAAAGACGCCGCTTACCTAATCTCACGCATCAATGGTTTCACTTACGTACGCACTCAGTACAACTACCAAACTGGTGAGTTAGTGGAAGTAGAACGTCGCCGTTTCTCCCAAGGTCCACGTGGTGAGATCCTTTGCTACGGTGCAGACGATGTACGTGAAGGCGTGGCTATTATGCATAAAGAACAAGTGGACGTGAGTATCACTGGTAACTCGACTAACCCGACTCGCTTCCAGCACCCAGTTGCCGGTATCTACAAAGCAGAGCGTAACCGTGAAGGCATGCCTTACTTCTCTGTGGCATCAGGCGGTGGTACTGGTCGTACTCTACACCCAGATAACGTGGCGGCAGGCCCTGCCTCTTACGGCATGACAGACACTATGGGTCGCATGCACGCCGATGCGCAATTCGCGGGTAGCTCTTCAGTACCAGCACACGTAGCGATGATGGGCTTTATCGGTATGGGCAACAATCCAATGGTAGGTGCAACTGTTGCACTTGCTGTGGAGGTCGGTGAGCTAAGCCTCTAA